In Ectothiorhodospiraceae bacterium 2226, a single window of DNA contains:
- a CDS encoding response regulator, translating into MDDVTNKAHVLLVDDEPGVRDSIALLLELEGYRVTQAPDGQEAWELLGQARPDLVISDYMMPRLNGRQLAERLRSDPTLEDIPILLMSGALPPAVDPAAIADGFLQKPASFAHLNQMVELLLSRAAD; encoded by the coding sequence GTGGACGACGTGACCAACAAGGCCCATGTGTTGCTGGTGGATGACGAGCCGGGCGTGCGCGACTCCATCGCATTGCTGCTCGAGTTGGAAGGCTATCGGGTCACTCAGGCCCCCGACGGTCAGGAAGCCTGGGAGCTGTTGGGACAGGCGCGTCCGGATCTTGTGATCTCGGACTATATGATGCCGCGCTTGAACGGCCGGCAGTTGGCCGAACGTCTACGCAGCGATCCGACGCTCGAAGACATACCGATACTGCTGATGAGCGGCGCCCTGCCGCCCGCGGTCGATCCTGCGGCCATCGCCGATGGATTCCTGCAAAAGCCCGCGAGTTTCGCGCACCTCAATCAGATGGTGGAGCTGCTGCTGTCGCGCGCCGCCGATTGA